One region of Sulfuriroseicoccus oceanibius genomic DNA includes:
- the xrtU gene encoding exosortase U, producing the protein MSEVPISDRLRRIFSTAWFPALVLLAFVPIVWRHFLGLKATFSYIWTFAPFVLGAVVLMFVVRWRRAEASDCVARPWLIGFTFGLACLLVAVAEVYKILWFAHVGWIFVLGAGALSLSAKRQVPGFLGLWMLLLLLLRLPPQVDLLIVNFQHHASTQVASRILDFLGYFHVVKESVLELPGAELPLDGICNGQYALMAMVTASAMVCVWRQRKAFHTLLVMLSGLLWGGVLNVLSVVVTTVAYMRFEANLTEGIAGSITAVLIFVVCALGVYSTDALFSVLTQKVPNVPTVRMWRRRHVTNPLPVFWNWLTSFSIPGHWFFKTRDDSEVGRARRARRSMIFRVGFAFVLVGLVALQMVVAFYARKVGAHTRMASEEELMRFPQEVVSFERPGWEVLAYKRNERPMGSVWGRWSDVWTLKYNRRTIVMAVDYAFSNWHDVNRCYGNIGWLLTENKVISELSSTGDWKASQSRMVVPSGENAYILCSHCDQSGIPVEPRPDATNLMAVIYRLEPRRMVMPFGPELSKDERTFYQTQMMVRSRDQLSPEEELEIQAMYDQFRMQVRARLQARRGS; encoded by the coding sequence ATGTCTGAAGTTCCTATTTCTGACCGGCTTCGCCGCATTTTTTCAACCGCTTGGTTCCCTGCGCTGGTCTTGTTGGCATTTGTGCCGATTGTGTGGCGTCACTTTTTGGGGTTGAAGGCGACGTTTTCCTATATTTGGACGTTCGCGCCGTTTGTGTTGGGGGCGGTGGTTTTAATGTTTGTGGTGCGGTGGCGGAGGGCTGAGGCGTCTGATTGTGTGGCGCGGCCGTGGTTGATTGGTTTTACTTTTGGACTGGCATGTTTGTTGGTGGCTGTGGCGGAGGTTTACAAGATTCTCTGGTTTGCGCACGTGGGGTGGATCTTTGTCTTGGGGGCGGGGGCGTTGAGTCTTTCGGCGAAGCGCCAGGTGCCTGGTTTTCTTGGGCTGTGGATGTTGTTGCTGTTGCTGTTACGTCTTCCGCCTCAAGTCGATCTGTTGATTGTTAACTTCCAGCACCACGCCAGTACCCAGGTGGCGAGCCGCATTCTCGACTTCCTCGGATATTTCCACGTGGTGAAAGAGAGTGTGCTCGAACTGCCGGGCGCTGAATTGCCGCTCGATGGTATTTGTAATGGTCAGTATGCGCTGATGGCGATGGTGACTGCGTCGGCGATGGTGTGTGTCTGGCGTCAGCGCAAAGCATTTCATACTTTGCTTGTGATGCTGAGCGGCTTGCTGTGGGGGGGCGTTCTTAATGTGCTGAGTGTTGTGGTAACGACCGTTGCATACATGCGCTTTGAGGCTAATTTGACAGAGGGAATAGCGGGTTCAATCACAGCTGTGTTGATTTTTGTGGTGTGTGCGTTGGGGGTCTACAGCACCGATGCTCTGTTCTCGGTATTAACCCAAAAAGTGCCGAACGTGCCGACAGTGCGTATGTGGCGCCGTAGGCATGTCACCAACCCTCTGCCAGTGTTTTGGAACTGGTTGACTAGTTTCTCAATACCTGGTCACTGGTTCTTCAAGACTCGTGACGACAGTGAGGTGGGGCGCGCGCGTCGTGCCCGTAGGTCGATGATCTTCCGAGTGGGCTTTGCGTTTGTTCTGGTCGGGCTCGTGGCTTTGCAGATGGTCGTGGCGTTCTATGCACGGAAGGTCGGTGCGCACACCCGCATGGCGAGTGAGGAGGAGTTGATGCGCTTCCCGCAGGAGGTGGTGTCGTTTGAGCGCCCAGGGTGGGAAGTGCTGGCGTACAAGCGCAACGAGCGCCCGATGGGAAGCGTGTGGGGACGTTGGTCTGATGTTTGGACATTGAAGTACAACCGCCGAACCATCGTGATGGCGGTAGACTATGCGTTCAGTAACTGGCACGATGTGAACCGTTGTTACGGGAACATTGGGTGGTTGCTGACTGAGAACAAAGTGATCAGTGAGTTGTCTTCGACTGGTGATTGGAAGGCATCGCAAAGCCGGATGGTGGTGCCAAGCGGGGAGAATGCCTATATTCTGTGTAGTCACTGTGACCAGAGCGGAATCCCTGTGGAGCCTCGCCCGGATGCCACTAACCTGATGGCTGTGATCTATCGTCTTGAGCCTCGGAGGATGGTGATGCCCTTTGGTCCAGAGTTGAGTAAGGATGAACGTACGTTCTATCAAACGCAGATGATGGTGCGCTCGCGCGATCAGTTGAGCCCAGAGGAGGAATTGGAGATTCAAGCGATGTACGATCAGTTCCGTATGCAGGTGAGGGCCAGGCTGCAGGCAAGAAGGGGAAGTTGA
- a CDS encoding four helix bundle protein, with translation MSARLSDDFLARTKWFAKREMRYYVALSKGREEVRVCSKQLLRAGTSVAAHVREANRARSNAEFVAKLGGALQEADESLLWLELLREECGGDVAAARDLEGEGDELIAIMSTMIKNTQV, from the coding sequence ATGAGTGCTCGGCTGTCCGATGATTTTTTGGCTCGAACCAAATGGTTCGCCAAACGGGAGATGCGTTATTATGTGGCGCTCTCGAAGGGGCGCGAAGAAGTTCGAGTATGCAGCAAGCAGTTGCTTCGAGCGGGAACCTCGGTTGCAGCGCATGTGCGGGAAGCAAATCGCGCGAGATCCAATGCTGAGTTCGTTGCAAAGCTGGGTGGGGCGTTACAGGAGGCAGATGAATCCCTCTTGTGGCTCGAGTTGTTGAGAGAGGAGTGTGGTGGTGATGTAGCTGCCGCACGTGACCTAGAGGGCGAGGGCGATGAGCTCATCGCGATTATGAGTACGATGATTAAGAATACGCAAGTATAA
- a CDS encoding tetratricopeptide repeat protein, with amino-acid sequence MAKLSHKKKRQLMTGLRWGVGVAVVGGLIYGMVTVAQNVGEKEKDYDAFAESIADQKRGPRTQIGDVPVEARYVEALALVDEKKLDEARLILREIAPPRAEGVEPVGHVPAHLWLGLDLVRPAVVTDRSMLVRQSPILSTFRSNDLAAMAPELVQRARDHFRAADTLEPKQATGALWMAEIALARGRTGEAALVLMEAATRPQSPQAGVMIPLVHVARMLPEDGPVYQEWWHSFAIQGNETLQKPGDLDVRLDYAATALMLRKYDNCAVILQKMRTDFYDTRRYPGVHQAWDGMMMALEYSKALDAMGVGDDLEPDVKAAARHLCAALRYLPTEGTLVEVMGQFATENPEVRPAVTEAFAESVEAEGVSDAVFASVQRFLGEWAQDRGELEDAMKFFEEAADADPHNAVMLLSLARNARARGESEMAYELADQSVRLAKDPEVLLGEAYDLRGRLAFELEKWDVVIGDLEKALDRSVVPKELHSMLAAAYAKVGDEALSKRHSAMAE; translated from the coding sequence ATGGCGAAGTTATCACATAAGAAGAAGCGACAGCTGATGACCGGTCTGCGCTGGGGCGTGGGCGTGGCAGTGGTGGGTGGATTGATCTATGGCATGGTGACCGTAGCCCAAAATGTCGGTGAGAAGGAGAAGGACTACGATGCGTTTGCGGAGTCGATCGCGGATCAGAAGCGCGGTCCTCGGACTCAGATCGGGGATGTGCCAGTTGAGGCTCGGTATGTTGAGGCTCTGGCATTGGTAGATGAGAAGAAGTTGGACGAAGCTCGCTTGATCTTGCGTGAGATCGCACCGCCGCGGGCAGAAGGAGTGGAGCCGGTGGGACATGTGCCGGCTCATTTGTGGTTGGGTTTGGACTTAGTTCGCCCGGCGGTGGTGACCGACCGCTCGATGCTGGTGAGGCAATCGCCAATACTGTCGACATTCCGCAGTAATGATTTGGCGGCGATGGCACCTGAGTTGGTTCAGCGAGCACGTGATCATTTTCGTGCTGCTGATACGTTGGAGCCCAAGCAGGCGACCGGTGCCTTGTGGATGGCAGAGATCGCTCTGGCGCGTGGGCGCACGGGGGAGGCAGCGTTGGTACTGATGGAGGCGGCGACTCGTCCGCAGTCGCCTCAGGCCGGAGTGATGATTCCGTTGGTGCATGTGGCCCGGATGCTGCCAGAAGACGGTCCGGTGTATCAGGAGTGGTGGCATTCGTTTGCGATCCAAGGCAACGAAACACTACAGAAGCCGGGAGATCTGGATGTACGTTTGGACTATGCTGCAACCGCACTGATGCTGCGCAAGTATGATAACTGCGCAGTGATTTTGCAGAAGATGCGTACGGACTTCTATGACACGCGTCGATATCCCGGCGTTCATCAAGCTTGGGACGGCATGATGATGGCTCTTGAGTACTCCAAAGCGTTGGATGCGATGGGCGTGGGCGATGATTTAGAGCCGGATGTGAAGGCGGCGGCGCGACACCTTTGTGCGGCGCTTCGCTATTTGCCAACCGAGGGGACTTTGGTTGAGGTGATGGGCCAGTTTGCGACTGAGAATCCAGAAGTACGTCCAGCGGTCACCGAGGCATTTGCTGAAAGCGTGGAAGCTGAGGGAGTGTCGGATGCTGTTTTTGCATCTGTGCAGCGCTTTTTAGGGGAGTGGGCGCAGGATCGTGGTGAGCTAGAGGATGCGATGAAGTTTTTTGAGGAAGCCGCGGATGCGGATCCTCACAATGCCGTGATGCTTTTGTCATTGGCTCGGAATGCTAGGGCGCGTGGCGAGTCGGAGATGGCCTATGAGCTGGCTGATCAATCGGTACGCTTGGCGAAGGATCCCGAGGTGCTTTTGGGTGAGGCTTATGACTTGCGCGGGCGTCTTGCCTTTGAACTTGAGAAGTGGGATGTCGTGATTGGCGACTTGGAAAAGGCGCTAGACCGTAGCGTGGTTCCGAAGGAGCTGCATTCAATGCTGGCGGCTGCTTATGCCAAGGTTGGAGATGAGGCGCTCTCCAAACGCCACAGCGCAATGGCGGAGTGA
- a CDS encoding adenylyltransferase/cytidyltransferase family protein, with amino-acid sequence MKRIFVSGCYDILHAGHLQFFEEARALGDHLTVSFASEEVLWHHKQRRSSIPDEHKKVVLEGLRMIDEVIVGSDHDLGLDFKSWFLEAKPDMLVVTEDDQYEDVKRALCAEVGATYHVLPKTPPRFAPVSTSGIVKWVKAPTESPLRVDFAGGWLDVPRYAREGAYVVNCAISPMVSLRDWGYRKRSGLGGSGAWALLNGEDGVTGELALGVGWQDPAVIRETGVCVWRSGQRPVLDFKRNGEMLKGRMALLWTGHEHDTPGVADQERDYAAIERAAAVARQAVLDESIEQLAEAVSLSYAVQLGEGMEELGEVDGAIASKYCGGGHGGYALYLFTSRAARDAAVTDTGDAMIAIEPYCR; translated from the coding sequence ATGAAGCGCATTTTCGTATCAGGCTGCTATGACATCTTGCACGCTGGGCATCTTCAGTTTTTTGAAGAGGCCCGGGCACTGGGGGATCATCTGACGGTGAGCTTTGCCTCTGAGGAGGTGTTGTGGCACCACAAGCAGCGTCGGTCGTCGATCCCTGACGAGCACAAGAAGGTGGTGCTAGAGGGCCTGCGGATGATTGATGAAGTGATCGTCGGGTCGGATCACGATCTGGGGTTGGACTTCAAGTCGTGGTTCTTGGAGGCCAAGCCCGACATGCTGGTGGTCACCGAGGACGATCAGTATGAGGATGTGAAGCGTGCGTTGTGCGCGGAGGTTGGGGCTACTTATCACGTGCTGCCGAAGACTCCGCCGCGGTTTGCGCCGGTTTCGACCTCCGGGATTGTGAAGTGGGTGAAAGCGCCGACGGAGTCGCCGCTGCGGGTGGACTTCGCGGGCGGATGGTTGGATGTGCCGCGCTATGCCAGGGAGGGTGCCTATGTGGTCAACTGTGCGATTTCGCCGATGGTGAGTTTGCGTGATTGGGGTTATCGCAAGCGCTCTGGTCTTGGTGGCAGTGGTGCCTGGGCGTTGTTGAACGGCGAAGATGGTGTCACTGGCGAGCTCGCGCTTGGTGTGGGGTGGCAGGACCCGGCGGTGATCCGTGAAACCGGTGTGTGTGTGTGGCGCAGCGGTCAGCGCCCGGTGTTGGATTTCAAGCGCAATGGGGAAATGCTCAAGGGCCGGATGGCCTTGCTGTGGACTGGGCACGAGCATGATACACCAGGGGTTGCGGATCAGGAGCGCGATTACGCGGCAATCGAACGTGCGGCAGCGGTAGCGCGTCAGGCGGTGCTTGATGAGTCGATTGAGCAGTTGGCGGAAGCTGTCAGTTTGTCCTATGCGGTGCAACTGGGCGAGGGCATGGAGGAGCTAGGCGAAGTTGATGGGGCAATCGCGAGCAAGTATTGTGGCGGTGGGCATGGGGGCTATGCGCTCTATCTCTTTACGTCGCGCGCTGCGAGGGATGCTGCGGTGACCGATACTGGTGACGCGATGATTGCTATTGAGCCGTATTGCCGGTGA
- a CDS encoding four helix bundle protein: MHCLAESKNAEAPFSRDWALADQIRRAAGSTMPNIVEGFDSGSDVEFARFLRYSYRSAGEVQSHLYAALDLGYVDREVFDRCYAMCGEVKNTTAGLIKYLKTM; the protein is encoded by the coding sequence TTGCATTGCTTGGCAGAAAGCAAGAACGCTGAGGCTCCGTTTTCGAGGGACTGGGCGTTGGCTGATCAGATTCGCAGGGCGGCTGGCTCGACAATGCCTAACATTGTGGAGGGCTTCGATTCGGGGAGCGATGTCGAGTTCGCTCGCTTTCTTCGATACAGCTATCGCTCGGCTGGTGAGGTGCAGAGTCACCTCTACGCGGCGCTGGATCTGGGGTATGTTGATCGCGAGGTGTTCGACCGCTGTTATGCGATGTGTGGCGAAGTAAAGAACACCACCGCAGGGCTCATCAAATACCTCAAAACGATGTGA
- a CDS encoding glycosyltransferase family 4 protein gives MKVLFLCHYYPPEGNAPATRVGALARRWVEAGHEVTVITCAPNVPDGVVYPGYANRLLPQTSVVDGVKVVRVWSLLAPNKGTGRRIANYVSYMVTATLKVLTMGRPDVLIATSPQFFCGWAGVLSKWWFRLSRPWTRKPKFILEIRDIWPESIGAVGALGNPLVMKLLEWMELRMYAAANHVVTVGNGYKLRLLERGVPEEKMSIVMNGVDRDLLEASTPDPAPVRKEWGLKDKFVCAYIGTIGMASGLDVYLRAAKRLKEMGEDDVVLLAVGDGAVREDLQQAAAEQGLDNVVFTGRRPKEEMPQLLAATDVCFVHLRKTPLFETVMPSKIFEALGMRRPILIGVDGEARNLVEASGGGVSMEPEDEVQMVERILELKRDPERRAAMGEAGREYVLKNFDRDQLARDYLEVLKS, from the coding sequence GTGAAGGTTTTGTTTTTGTGTCATTATTATCCGCCGGAAGGAAATGCACCGGCGACACGTGTGGGTGCACTTGCCCGTCGGTGGGTGGAGGCAGGCCATGAGGTGACTGTGATTACTTGTGCTCCAAATGTGCCGGATGGGGTGGTGTACCCGGGCTACGCCAACCGATTGCTGCCGCAGACCTCGGTCGTTGATGGGGTGAAGGTGGTCCGTGTGTGGTCACTGTTGGCTCCCAACAAAGGAACCGGGCGACGCATCGCCAACTATGTCTCGTACATGGTGACAGCGACATTGAAGGTGCTGACCATGGGGAGGCCTGATGTGTTGATTGCGACTTCTCCGCAGTTTTTCTGTGGATGGGCCGGGGTGCTGAGCAAGTGGTGGTTCCGACTGAGTCGTCCGTGGACTCGCAAGCCGAAGTTCATTCTGGAGATCCGTGATATTTGGCCGGAGTCGATCGGTGCGGTGGGGGCACTGGGGAACCCGTTGGTGATGAAGCTGCTCGAGTGGATGGAGCTTCGGATGTATGCGGCGGCCAACCATGTGGTGACGGTGGGCAATGGCTATAAGCTGCGCCTATTGGAACGCGGGGTGCCTGAGGAAAAGATGTCGATCGTGATGAACGGAGTGGACCGCGATCTGCTCGAGGCATCGACGCCTGACCCCGCACCGGTGCGCAAGGAGTGGGGGCTTAAGGATAAGTTTGTCTGCGCTTATATCGGGACGATCGGAATGGCGAGCGGGTTGGATGTGTATCTGCGGGCGGCCAAGCGTCTCAAGGAGATGGGGGAAGATGATGTGGTGTTACTGGCTGTCGGCGACGGTGCGGTGCGTGAGGATTTGCAGCAGGCCGCAGCTGAGCAAGGGCTGGATAACGTGGTTTTCACGGGGCGTCGACCAAAAGAGGAGATGCCGCAGTTACTGGCCGCTACCGATGTATGTTTCGTGCACTTGAGGAAGACGCCGCTGTTTGAAACGGTCATGCCTTCGAAGATTTTCGAAGCATTGGGAATGCGTCGTCCGATTCTGATTGGAGTGGATGGCGAAGCCAGAAATCTGGTTGAGGCGAGTGGAGGTGGGGTTTCGATGGAACCTGAGGACGAGGTGCAGATGGTGGAACGGATTCTTGAATTGAAACGCGATCCGGAGCGGCGGGCTGCAATGGGCGAAGCTGGGCGTGAGTATGTGCTCAAGAACTTCGATCGGGACCAGCTGGCACGGGATTATTTGGAGGTCTTGAAGTCTTGA
- a CDS encoding heparinase II/III family protein yields the protein MSQIVGQVRVRVQNRLRDPERILASVDGTGWQVRAGLGELDLCDPVPPQSAADLGGGTFVFIGRRHTFTGAVDWTAEGLPRLWQYNLQYFDWLWSLLKAESGKQKAEIDLAARGKDESGRQKKAESGKRKAEIDCWDVVRMYVFDWIERHPPVKGACGWEPYPTSLRLMNWALLFGVRYREQFVADGEFHDAVMASIAKQVRWLELNLETHIQANHLLENLAALACVGSVLEGTQARATLKRVMPLLERELAEQILPDGLHYERSAMYHLRMLWLVEMLGATMSPVEERSLSLGSSDLGDLAARMRGALGMMRHPDGGIAQFNDAVRGVYNDGWSDAPEIGAWALPDAGYYGFRNVDGDYLAVDAGAIGPDYQPGHAHADYLSFELSLDGQRIITDTGVGTYDAGEMRRFDRSTAAHSTVEVAGENSCEVWGAFRVGRRVEPRVNEWIPGANSMVLDAEHGGYVHLPCKAVHRRRIEWENDGLVIEDRVRLVSPARLVSRLCFAPGVSLEVADGAAVIRSNGRSYALSWNADVDVQVENCLAHPSFGAGLERSVLVVRLPADGPEAYCRFEIRKIRGN from the coding sequence TTGTCTCAGATTGTGGGGCAGGTGCGGGTACGGGTGCAGAACCGATTGCGCGATCCTGAGAGGATCCTGGCGTCGGTGGATGGCACGGGATGGCAGGTGAGGGCGGGTTTGGGTGAGTTGGATCTGTGTGATCCGGTGCCTCCGCAGTCGGCTGCCGATCTTGGCGGTGGAACGTTTGTGTTCATCGGGCGAAGGCACACGTTCACCGGTGCGGTGGACTGGACTGCTGAGGGATTGCCGCGTCTGTGGCAGTATAACTTGCAGTATTTCGATTGGCTGTGGAGTCTTTTGAAAGCTGAAAGTGGAAAGCAGAAAGCTGAAATTGATCTGGCTGCGCGGGGGAAAGATGAGAGCGGAAGGCAGAAAAAAGCGGAAAGCGGAAAGCGGAAAGCTGAGATTGATTGCTGGGATGTGGTGCGGATGTATGTGTTTGATTGGATCGAGAGGCATCCGCCGGTGAAGGGGGCTTGTGGGTGGGAGCCTTATCCAACGTCGCTGCGGTTGATGAACTGGGCGTTGCTATTCGGTGTTCGGTATAGAGAGCAATTTGTGGCGGATGGTGAGTTTCACGATGCGGTGATGGCATCGATTGCCAAGCAGGTGCGGTGGTTGGAGCTGAACCTGGAGACACATATCCAGGCGAACCATTTGTTGGAGAATCTGGCTGCTCTGGCATGTGTCGGTTCTGTGCTTGAGGGAACGCAAGCGAGAGCCACATTGAAGCGGGTGATGCCGTTGCTTGAGCGGGAATTGGCCGAGCAGATCCTGCCGGACGGGCTGCATTACGAACGGTCGGCGATGTACCATCTGCGGATGTTGTGGCTGGTGGAGATGCTGGGGGCGACGATGTCGCCAGTTGAAGAGAGAAGTTTAAGTTTAGGTAGTTCAGATTTAGGTGATTTAGCAGCTCGGATGCGGGGGGCGCTGGGGATGATGCGTCATCCTGATGGAGGGATTGCACAATTCAACGATGCGGTGCGCGGGGTTTACAACGATGGCTGGTCGGATGCGCCGGAGATCGGGGCATGGGCACTTCCAGATGCGGGGTACTATGGTTTCCGCAATGTAGATGGGGATTATCTTGCGGTAGACGCAGGAGCGATCGGTCCGGATTACCAGCCGGGGCATGCCCATGCGGATTATCTTTCTTTCGAGCTGAGTCTGGATGGTCAGCGGATAATCACGGACACGGGGGTTGGAACTTATGATGCTGGTGAGATGCGTCGGTTTGATCGATCGACTGCAGCGCATAGCACGGTCGAGGTCGCAGGTGAGAACTCATGTGAGGTTTGGGGGGCGTTTCGTGTCGGGCGTCGGGTAGAGCCGAGGGTGAACGAGTGGATACCGGGAGCGAATTCGATGGTGTTGGATGCGGAGCACGGGGGATATGTGCATTTACCCTGCAAGGCGGTTCACCGTCGCCGGATTGAGTGGGAGAATGATGGACTGGTGATCGAGGATCGCGTGCGTCTTGTCTCACCTGCTCGGTTAGTGAGCCGACTTTGTTTTGCTCCAGGCGTGTCATTGGAGGTAGCTGATGGGGCTGCGGTTATTCGCAGCAACGGACGAAGCTACGCGCTTTCTTGGAATGCCGATGTGGATGTCCAGGTGGAGAACTGTTTGGCACATCCCTCATTCGGCGCAGGGTTAGAGCGATCGGTACTGGTCGTGCGACTGCCCGCAGATGGACCGGAGGCATATTGTCGATTTGAAATCAGAAAGATCAGGGGGAACTAA
- a CDS encoding four helix bundle protein — translation MRSSESFEGLEVWQRSMALAVDVCKAAAHCKDWGFRDQITRSAVSVPSNLAEGAERNGPKEFVQFIGIAKGSLGELRTQIMIGQELGYFDQEVAGDWLEEGRQIARMLHALMQSLTRDH, via the coding sequence ATGCGGAGTTCGGAGTCGTTTGAGGGGCTTGAGGTTTGGCAGCGTTCAATGGCGTTGGCTGTTGATGTTTGTAAAGCAGCTGCCCACTGCAAGGACTGGGGATTCCGCGATCAGATCACTCGGAGTGCGGTGTCCGTTCCTTCTAATCTAGCCGAAGGGGCGGAACGCAACGGGCCAAAGGAGTTCGTTCAGTTTATAGGGATCGCCAAGGGCTCGCTGGGTGAGCTGCGAACTCAGATCATGATCGGGCAGGAGCTTGGCTATTTTGACCAAGAAGTTGCCGGGGATTGGCTTGAGGAAGGGCGGCAGATTGCGCGGATGCTCCATGCATTGATGCAGTCGCTGACGCGTGATCACTGA